A genome region from Borrelia hispanica CRI includes the following:
- a CDS encoding DUF603 domain-containing protein — MNKVKRAYEDYAMYFDEGRLNDTEIAKELGVSRANVSKMRQKWENIKDNPKEFFSESKVTICKTTLNSILDRVLETNAKARELKSQFSIAKSQLGLKFM; from the coding sequence ATGAATAAAGTAAAGAGGGCATATGAAGATTATGCCATGTATTTTGATGAAGGTCGATTAAATGATACTGAAATAGCGAAAGAACTTGGTGTTTCACGAGCTAATGTAAGTAAAATGAGACAAAAATGGGAAAATATCAAAGATAATCCAAAGGAATTTTTTAGTGAAAGTAAAGTAACTATTTGTAAAACTACTCTTAATAGTATATTAGATCGAGTACTCGAGACAAATGCTAAAGCACGTGAACTTAAGAGTCAATTTAGTATAGCCAAAAGTCAACTTGGACTTAAGTTTATGA
- a CDS encoding Mlp family lipoprotein: MIKYTNYLIFCSLLLLCCCKEITKSTRPSKDLTKKKPETTTTQKTAEETLRKNLTEEEQVNLDFLKESLNNKEKFNKFLLFAQPKIKEALAHIKTQLERCKNNNDGKEGFKNAVQAYFTTMDDNELANFKDSVTSTC; the protein is encoded by the coding sequence ATGATTAAATATACAAATTATTTGATATTTTGTAGTCTATTACTACTTTGCTGTTGCAAAGAAATAACAAAATCTACAAGACCCTCAAAAGATCTAACTAAAAAAAAGCCAGAAACTACAACAACACAAAAAACAGCTGAAGAAACATTAAGAAAAAATTTAACTGAAGAAGAGCAAGTAAACTTAGATTTCTTAAAAGAAAGTTTAAACAATAAAGAAAAGTTTAATAAGTTTTTATTATTTGCTCAACCTAAGATTAAAGAAGCTTTGGCTCACATAAAGACTCAACTTGAACGTTGCAAAAACAATAACGATGGTAAAGAAGGATTTAAAAATGCGGTACAAGCCTACTTTACTACAATGGATGACAATGAACTAGCTAATTTTAAAGATAGTGTGACGAGTACTTGTTAA